The following are encoded together in the Actinoplanes sp. N902-109 genome:
- a CDS encoding chemotaxis protein CheW — MGQPGQTAPPAARPAGGPSLVFRAGSLLCALRLDEVVETMRPLATHPLAGTPAYVSGICIMRGLPTLVVDVARLLGGGAAEVVRFIAVRTGRGPVAFATGPIAGVQPVHADPATRHEALLGDAPARLIAAVGTIDTEPVLLLRSMQLVPDDVWAAAAALAEAS, encoded by the coding sequence ATGGGGCAGCCCGGACAGACGGCGCCGCCGGCAGCCAGGCCTGCCGGCGGTCCCTCGCTGGTGTTCCGGGCCGGGTCGCTGCTCTGCGCGCTGCGCCTCGACGAGGTCGTCGAGACCATGCGACCGCTGGCCACCCATCCGCTGGCCGGCACCCCCGCGTACGTCAGCGGCATCTGCATCATGCGCGGCCTGCCCACGCTGGTGGTCGACGTGGCCCGGCTGCTGGGCGGTGGCGCCGCCGAGGTGGTGCGGTTCATCGCCGTGCGCACCGGCCGGGGACCGGTGGCGTTCGCGACCGGCCCGATCGCCGGGGTGCAGCCGGTGCACGCCGACCCCGCCACCCGGCACGAGGCGCTGCTGGGCGACGCCCCGGCCCGGCTCATCGCGGCCGTGGGCACGATCGACACCGAGCCCGTCCTGCTGCTGCGCAGCATGCAGCTGGTGCCGGACGACGTGTGGGCCGCCGCCGCGGCCCTGGCGGAGGCGTCATGA